One Engystomops pustulosus chromosome 7, aEngPut4.maternal, whole genome shotgun sequence DNA window includes the following coding sequences:
- the LOC140069377 gene encoding uncharacterized protein isoform X1, with amino-acid sequence MEDEEEVEVREEVKEEMEENIEQEIVEVMEEEEDNTEDEGWESAEMRRWWWTIRALGGPVRITTVRMLRFFDLFDNTEEGDGAEEEEEEEWEELRVLEEEDEWKDLEVEEEAEVEVEHQRAEDGAEGKVLDVEEEEEHLEDQEEEEHLEDQEEEEHLEDREEEIGDEDVEEIYVEENIIESSRRPSGLEVIEAWPSEESLQPRRRWWRPKCLSRGSSRQSRSSGGDRRPSRFLRFLLCCFAPKAME; translated from the exons ATGGAGGACGAGGAAGAGGTGGAGGTgagggaggaggtgaaggaggagatggaggagaacatcgagcaggagattgtggaggtgatggaggaggaggaggataacaCCGAGGATGAAGGATGGGAGTCTGCAGAGATGAG GCGCTGGTGGTGGACGATCAGGGCATTAGGCGGCCCAGTACG GATAACAACAGTACGAATGTTACGATTCTTTGACCTGTTTGATAACAC cgaggagggagatggagctgaagaagaggaggaggaggaatgggaggagctgagagtgctggaggaggaggacgaatGGAAAGACCTggaagtggaggaggaggcggaggtggAGGTAGAACATCAGAGAGCAGAGGACGGTGCGGAGGGGAAAGTCCtggatgtggaggaggaggaggaacatctggaggatcaggaggaggaggaacatctggaggatcaggaggaggaggaacatctGGAGGATCGGGAGGAGGAGATCGGTGATGAGGATGTGGAGGAGATATATGTGGAAGAGAACATCATAGAGAGTTCTAGAAG ACCTTCAGGACTGGAGGTGATTGAGGCCTGGCCGAGCGAGGAGTCTCTACA GCCAAGACGCAGATGGTGGAGACCTAAGTGTCTGAGCCGGGGGAGCAGCCGCCAGAG CAGAAGCAGCGGAGGTGACAGAAGACCCTCCAG gttcctcCGTTTCCTTCTTTGCTGCTTTGCTCCTAAGGCAATGGAGTAA
- the LOC140069377 gene encoding uncharacterized protein isoform X2 has protein sequence MEDEEEVEVREEVKEEMEENIEQEIVEVMEEEEDNTEDEGWESAEMRRWWWTIRALGGPVRITTVRMLRFFDLFDNTEEGDGAEEEEEEEWEELRVLEEEDEWKDLEVEEEAEVEVEHQRAEDGAEGKVLDVEEEEEHLEDQEEEEHLEDQEEEEHLEDREEEIGDEDVEEIYVEENIIESSRRPSGLEVIEAWPSEESLQPRRRWWRPKCLSRGSSRQRSSGGDRRPSRFLRFLLCCFAPKAME, from the exons ATGGAGGACGAGGAAGAGGTGGAGGTgagggaggaggtgaaggaggagatggaggagaacatcgagcaggagattgtggaggtgatggaggaggaggaggataacaCCGAGGATGAAGGATGGGAGTCTGCAGAGATGAG GCGCTGGTGGTGGACGATCAGGGCATTAGGCGGCCCAGTACG GATAACAACAGTACGAATGTTACGATTCTTTGACCTGTTTGATAACAC cgaggagggagatggagctgaagaagaggaggaggaggaatgggaggagctgagagtgctggaggaggaggacgaatGGAAAGACCTggaagtggaggaggaggcggaggtggAGGTAGAACATCAGAGAGCAGAGGACGGTGCGGAGGGGAAAGTCCtggatgtggaggaggaggaggaacatctggaggatcaggaggaggaggaacatctggaggatcaggaggaggaggaacatctGGAGGATCGGGAGGAGGAGATCGGTGATGAGGATGTGGAGGAGATATATGTGGAAGAGAACATCATAGAGAGTTCTAGAAG ACCTTCAGGACTGGAGGTGATTGAGGCCTGGCCGAGCGAGGAGTCTCTACA GCCAAGACGCAGATGGTGGAGACCTAAGTGTCTGAGCCGGGGGAGCAGCCGCCAGAG AAGCAGCGGAGGTGACAGAAGACCCTCCAG gttcctcCGTTTCCTTCTTTGCTGCTTTGCTCCTAAGGCAATGGAGTAA